From the genome of Halictus rubicundus isolate RS-2024b chromosome 2, iyHalRubi1_principal, whole genome shotgun sequence, one region includes:
- the LOC143362611 gene encoding pickpocket protein 28 has translation MAAIFFCLTLMLRLWEHYSNNPTVTIIDTSNPIKDLQFPAITICNNNKVYGVHAHEIARKLLMNGFDIPMTNRLFSSLMKLIRPDKIEIDNATAAWALDTLGYTVEKLMLELMQPCNAMLVRCSWLGQIYNCDKIFKTVKSKEGFCCSFNYHYDLSKISNDSWLANITMANEPKQPDNSSEFLPGVNKILRAPGAGRDIGLSVALNIDAANYKSSIRPFIGANVMVHDPIDYPDVGAQSSSLVPGHVMTLVLSGTKVSSSQNIRNIPLNKRMCLFDGESPGEVKYSYQTCISECIQRNAYKPCGCLPFFYPDEHPDVRTCYLTDVDCILSRRSIVSELHLSNKDCNCLPQCNDESFNVVSESLGITNAEFNSELTHGLYVNNISFLSVYFGDGSYMEYRTETILGWDNLLASFGGIFGLCLGGSVISFVEFLYYLISEMLADRRKKREKLRDENLPPASRLFIPGPANKDFRTADKCLFYVRNEQFPRRTRRSTFNFKNDGVRPVRE, from the exons ATGGCAGCCATTTTTTTCTGTTTGACACTGATGCTACGGTTGTGGGAACATTATTCGAATAATCCTACAGTGACGATCATCGATACCTCGAACCCGATTAAGGATCTACAATTCCCGGCGATTACGATATGCAACAATAATAAAGTTTACGGAGTGCACGCTCACGAGATTGCCAGAAAATT GCTGATGAATGGATTCGACATCCCCATGACCAATAGACTGTTTTCATCACTGATGAAACTGATACGACCTGATAAAATCGAGATCGATAACGCAACCGCGGCGTGGGCCCTCGACACGCTCGGTTACACCGTCGAAAAACTAATGCTCGAG TTGATGCAACCTTGCAACGCCATGTTGGTCAGATGCTCCTGGCTCGGTCAGATCTACAACTGCgacaaaattttcaaaactgtGAAATCGAAAGAGGGCTTCTGCTGTAGCTTCAACTATCACTATGACCTTTCGAAAAT AAGCAACGATTCGTGGCTGGCGAACATTACAATGGCCAACGAACCAAAGCAACCCGATAATTCCTCAGAGTTTTTACCGGGTGTTAACAAAATTCTG CGTGCACCAGGAGCAGGCCGTGATATTGGTTTATCGGTCGCCCTAAACATCGACGCTGCGAACTATAAAAGCTCGATAAGACCGTTCATTGGTGCCAACGTGATGGTACACGATCCGATAGATTATCCGGATGTCGGGGCGCAGTCCTCATCCCTGGTTCCCGGTCATGTAATGACGTTGGTACTTTCCGGGACGAAAGTGAGCAGCTCGCAAAACATCCGCAACATACCCTTGAACAAGCGGATGTGTTTGTTCGATGGCGAG AGCCCCGGTGAAGTTAAGTATAGTTACCAGACGTGCATCTCGGAGTGCATCCAGCGAAATGCTTACAAACCTTGCGGATGTCTGCCTTTCTTTTACCCCGATGAAC ACCCAGATGTTCGCACATGTTACTTAACCGATGTCGATTGCATCCTATCCCGCAGGA GCATTGTTTCGGAGTTGCATTTGTCCAACAAAGATTGCAATTGCCTTCCACAATGCAACGATGAGTCGTTCAATGTTGTCAGCGAATCGCTTGGGATAACCAATGCGGAGTTCAATTCCGAGCTCAC GCACGGCTTGTATGTAAATAATATCTCGTTTCTCTCCGTGTATTTCGGGGATGGTTCGTATATGGAGTACCGCACGGAAACCATCTTGGGCTGGGACAATCTTTTGG CTTCTTTCGGGGGAATCTTCGGACTGTGTCTGGGCGGCTCGGTCATAAGTTTCGTCGAGTTTCTTTATTATCTGATCTCGGAGATGCTAGCCGACCGTAGAAAGAAACGCGAGAAATTGCGAGACGAAAATCTGCCGCCAGCTTCGAGGTTATTTATCCCGGGACCCGCGAATAAAGACTTCAGAACGGCTGACAAATGTTTGTTTTACGTCCGGAACGAACAGTTTCCGCGGCGTACCCGGAGAAGCactttcaattttaaaaatgatgGAGTCCGTCCTGTTCGCGAGTAA